The Methylocella tundrae genome contains the following window.
GGCGTCGAGCCCTCGCCAAACCGTTGGATGTAGCGCCGCGCGAAGCGTTGGCCGATGTCATCGCGCAACAGGCCGATGACGGTGCTGACGATGACGCCCACGGCCTTGTCCTGCGCGATGTCGACAAAGGACTGATGCATCGCGCCATATTGCAGATAGACGATGCTGTTGGTCGGCTGCTCCATGAACTGGAGCTGGAAGGAGGCGAGGTCGCCGGCGTAGAAATGCGTATTGGCGATGACCGCGGGTTTGACGGCGCGCACCTGCGCCAGAACGTCGCGCCAGTCGGTGGTCGGCGTCGCGACGATATGGGGGCCGAAGGCGAGTTTCCAGCCAAACTGCGCCGCCGCCGCCGCCATGGCGTTGGCGATAACGATGCTATAGGGCTTTGATCCGGAAATGATCGCGATGCGGTTCGATTGAGGCTTCCATTGTCCGCTGTCGCGCAGCCATGAAATGAATTTGATGAAGCCCTGGCCGTACCAATAGTCAGCTGGGTCCCCCATGAAGCAACCGAAATAGCGATCCGGATCGCTGAGGATCGTATCGTGGTGCTGCAAGAGCGTATTGTGATGAATATAGATGATGCCTGCGTCGGCGATCGGTTCATATTCGGAATTCTGCGGCCCGATATTGTAGCCGTTGATGATCGCATGGACGTTGTGAAGCTCGATCAGCTTTCGCGCCGCGGCGACAACCTCATCCGCGCTCTGATGCTTGGTGTCGACGAACACCGGACTGAGCGGCCGCCCATAGATGCCGCCGCGCGCATTGACCTCCTCGACGGCAAGCATGACTCCCTTGCGGAATTCGGCGCCGTCGGCCGCGGAGGGCCCGGAGAGAGGCACCATGCTGCCGATCGGTATTGGTGCGCCTTGAGGTGATGTTGACATGGCTTTGACGACCGTTGGCTACGACTGCGATCCTGGGCGCTCAGCAAGGTTGCGCTGGCGCGCCAATCCGACCTTGCCTCGCATTTTTTGATTTGGCGTCATCTTCATCCGAACGCCGGCGTCCAGTTTTCGGAAACAGCGCTTAGATCAGGCCGGGTTCGAAGAGAAGATTGTGCATGAGAACGCGAAGGCGGGGTGGACTGACGGGCTTGATGAGCACGGGAAAGCCCTCCGCCTTCACCTGCGCGATCACACGCGGATCCGTATCAGCGGTAACGATGATGCCCGGCACTGGCCTGCCGAGGATCTCGCGGGCGGCGCGGATGATCGAGGTGCCATATTGGCCGCGCAGATTGTAATCGGCGATGATGAGCTTTGGATCGAGGTTTTCCTCATGCAGCAGGCGTAGCGCCTGGGCCTTGCCTTCGACGGCGTGAACGTCGACGCCCCAGCGCTCCAGCAGCTCCTTCATGGCCCGGCGCAGCACGTCGTCGTCCTCGATGAGAAGCGTCGATACGCCGACGAACTCGCCGCCGAGCATCTCGCTGATTTCCGGTTCGCCGATGGCGCTGTGCCAAACATTGCCGAGCGGAACAACCACCGCGAACACGGTTCCGCGACCGGGAATGGAGCGCACCGTCACTTCATGTTTCAGGAGAATGGCGAGGCGCTTCACGATGTTCAGTCCGAGCCCGAGGCCCATCTTCTTCGCTCGCGTCGCGTCCGGCGCCTTGTAGAACTCATCGAAGATGCGCGGCAAATGCTCGGCCTCGACGCCGCGGCCGGTATCCCAGACCTCAATGCGCAACGAGCGCCCGACATGCCGGCAGCCGACGACGATTCCGCCATAATCAGTGTAGCGGATGGCGTTGGCGACGAAATTGCTAAGAATGCGCTCGAGCAGCGCCTTGTCCGAGGTCACGGCGCCTCGGGGCGCGACGAAGCGGAGGTCGAGCGCCTTCTCGGCCGCAAGATGCCGGAACTGAACGTCAAGACGCTGGAAGAGATCGACAAGCTGGAAAGTCGTCACGCGCGGTAGAATCTGGCCAGCGTCAAGCTGTCCGATCTGCAGCAGGGAGCCGAGCAAATCCTCCATGATTGAGACGGCGATCTCCATCACGTGGAGCATGTCGTCGCGCCGGCTCTTATCCTCCTCGCTCATGCAATTATAGATTAGGATTCGCAAAGTGGCGAGAGGTTGCCGGAGATCGTGGTTCGCCGCGCGCAGGAACCGCGATTTCGCCTGATCCGTCGTCTCCGCCTGTTCCTTCGCCTGCCGCAGAGCGCGTTCGTTCTGTTTCGCCTTCGAGATGTCATGGATGGTGAGGGCCATGCCGCCGCCGGCGATAGGCTTCTGCACGACGTCAAGGGTTCGCCCGTCAGCCAGGGCGACCTCGCTTTGTTTGTCGGCCCCGAACTCGGCGTCCTCGCCGGCGATCCATGCGTCGCTTAAGACGGGAAGGAGCCATTCGTTCGACCGCGCGACGCGGCGCAGATAATCAGCGAACAGGATGCCGCTGCCCAGCACCTCACCGCCTGAACCGAATGAGTCGCAGAACGGCCGGTTTGCGTAGCGCAGACGCCGATCGCTCCCCCAAATTGCGATTCCCGTCGCAATGGCGTCGAGGCCGCCGGCGAGCGCGTCAGAGGCGGCTTGCTGCGCGTCCTTCTCAACCTGCGACGCCGCGTCGACCCTCACTCCACCCGTCCCTTCAGCGTTCGCTCAACTTCGCGTCATTGACCACATTGACAGCGTAGTGGATCGTCGCCGAGCGATCCTCAAGCCCGAGTTTCTTCATCATATTGCCAAGGTGCACGCGAACCGTATGGCTCGTCAGGCTGAGATCGCAGGCGATCCGCTTGACCGAATAGCCTTTTCCGAGCAGCGAAAGGACGTCACGCTCCCGATTGGTGAGCAGATCGACGCTGGGCTCCCCCGCCGCATCCGGCGCCGCGCGCTGCGCCCCGTTCGAGGATTGTTTGATAATCCGGCGCGGAAATGAGACTTCGCCCGCGAGAACGCGTTCGAATGCGCGCTCGACCTCGGCGCCGCTGGCCGACTTCGGGATATAGCCGATAACGCCCTGCTCGACCGAACGAATGACGTGCTCGACATCCTCATGCACTGAAACGACGACGATCGGCACCTCGGGAAACTCGGTTCTCAGCCTATGCAGGCCCGTGAATGCGTCAAAACCGGGCATGATGAGATCGACAAGCAAGAGGTCCATGTCGGGATGCTCGCGCAAGGTCGTGATCGCTTCGTCGAAGGTCGCAGCTTCGAAGACGGCGAGCTGCTTTTGCAGACGTTGCATGACCTGTTTCAGTGATTCTCTCACGACCCAGTGATCGTCAGCGATCAGAACTTTCATCTTATAGGTCTCAAAGGCGCTCAAAGCTGGGGCGCGGAGCCGAAGACGACAAAGGCGTGCGACTCACCGCATCATTTGCGCGCTGAACGTTGTGGTTTCTATCATAGCAGGCCGCGACCGAAAAGCGCGCTCGAGGCCCTCGGCGAACATAGGTCCCAGCCATAAAAAGACTAAAAACCGGCTGACCCAAAAGCGTAATCTGTCCAAACATCTAGGCATTCCAACTAGACACATGTGGCGAGGCGCGTCCAGCCAAATCCCGAATCCCCATCGAACGTCGGATGAATTTTAGGCACACTGGCGCACATTGCGGCTATCATTGCTTCATAAGAAATATTTTTCATCACTACGCAAGCTTTTGCTTGACGCTGCAAGCGCCAGCCACTTAACATCCTAGACGAAACAGCAACAACATACAATCAGCATTAGGACATATTGGCTAGCTCCGGGCCGGCCTCCCAAAAAGAGGAAGCGCGCGCACGCCACAAACAAACATTCCACAAGAGGGGTAGGGATATGGTTCGAAAGATCAATCGGAGAGAGGTCGTACTCAGCGCAGCCGCGGGGGCGGCGGCGACGATATTTCCCGCTCCTTATATTTCCAAAGGCTTCGCGCTCGACTCGAAGCCGATCGTACTGGGCGTGCCGACCTCACAAACCGCGGCGGCCGGCGTCGCCGACGATCTCGACCATCTCAACGGCACGACTCTCGCGATGGAGGAGATCAACGCCGCCGGAGGCATTCTCGGTCGCCCGCTGAAGCTCTTCGTCACGGACGTCGACAAGCTCTCTCCCGAAAGCTGCCAGCAGGCCATCGCAGCCTGCGTTGACGCAAAGGTGGATGCGATCTCCAACGCTTTCCTCTTCGTTCCAATCCCTGCGATGGACGCCTCGGCCAAATACAAATGCCCCTACCTGCAGGGCAACACGCAGCGCGCCGCCACCGAGGCGTTCAAGGCCAATCCCACGAAATACAGCCATATCTTCCAGACCGATCCGTCGGAAGTTCACTACGGCTACACCTATCCGGTCTGGCTCAAGGCCATGGAGGACTCCGGCGCCTGGAAGCCAAAGAATCGCAAGGTCCACATTGTTCAGGAGCAGGTCGCCTACTGCCAGACCATCTCCAAGGCGGCGCAGCAGGCGCTGAAGAACAGCAACTTTGAGCTCGCCGCGGTCACGGACATTCAATTTCCGGTGCAGGACTGGAGTCCCGTCATCGAAAAGCTCAAGCAGACCGACGCGGGTGCGATCATGATCGACCATTGGGTCGCGGCCGAATATGCAGCTTTCTGCAAGCAATTCGTCGCCGATCCGGTGAAGGACTCGCTCGTCTATCTGCAATATGGCCCCTCCCAACCGGAATTCCTGACGCTCGCCGGCGAAGCCGCCAATGGCTTTTGCTGGAGCACCGTGCTCGGCGTCTACGCCGATGAACGCGGCAACGCCTTCCGCGCCAAATACAAGAAGCGCTTTCCCGGCGTCATGGGGCTCGTCTACACCGGCAACGGCTATGACATCGCGCATTATCTGAAAGCCGCATGGGAGGCGACGGGAGATCCCTCGAACTTCAAGGCGGTGTGCGACTGGGTGCGCGCCAACCCCTATCGCGGCGTCTGCGGCTACATGGACATGCGCAACGAATATCAGGAAGCCGCCCACTATCCGGACGACGGACATCCCGTCTCGGCGTCAGAGCTCGAAAAGGGCATGAGCCAGCTCTACGTCCAGGTTCAGAACGCCGAGCACAAGATCATCTATCCCTACGACATCAAGCAATCGAAACTGCAGCCGGCGCCATGGTGGGGATGACAATGGCGCTATCCGGCGCAGGCAACGCGGGCGCCCCGCTTTTTGCATGCCGGAACATCCATCTCGATCTCGGCGGGCGGCAGATTCTTCACGGCGTCAGCCTCGACGTGCGCCGTGGTGAAGTGCTCGGCGTCATAGGCCCGAACGGAGCCGGCAAGACCAGCCTGTTTGAAGTCTTGTCCGGCCGTATCCAGCCAAAGAGCGGCGAGGTTCTGTTCAAGGGCGAGAACATCACGCGCCTGCCGTTGCACGCACGCGCGCGGCTTGGCGTCGGGCGGACCTACCAGACGCCTGTCGTGCCAGACGAACTCACCGTCGGCGAGACGTTCAAAGCGGCGCGTCAGGCCTATAAGCCATATCTCACTCGCTTCGACGCCGAATATGGCGCCGAACTTGTCGGCCTGCGCGTATGCGATGACGAGCCAACGTCTCAACTCGAAACGCTGAACCGCCGCAAGCTTCTCCTCGCCTGTCTGTTGATGCGCCGCCCTCCCCTCCTCTTGATGGATGAGCCAGCCGCGGGACTGATTAATTCGGAAGTCGACGAGATCGATCACCTGATCCGCCTTCTCTCCAAGGAAATGGAGGTTGCAATTATCATCGTCGAACACCGCATCGAGCTTCTGGAAACCATCGCCGACCGCGTGATGGTGATGGACGCCGGAGAGATCATTTCGCAAGGCTCGCTCAAGGACATCCTCGCTGATCCGCGCGTGCACGCAGCCTATTTCGAAAATGTCGAAGAGGGAGCGCTGGAATGAGGCGCGATGCGACCCCATGATAGAGAAACGCGAGGTGTTGAACGTCAAGGGTCTATCCGCCGGCTACGGGCCGATGCGGGTCATCCATGATCTCGATTTCATCATCTACTCCGGCGAGCGCGTCGGACTTGTTGGCCTCAACGGTCACGGCAAATCGACGCTTTTCTACGCGATCGCGGGACTGACCGGATGGCAGCGCGGCTCCATCCGTTTGAATGGCGCGGAAGTCGGCCGGACGCGAAGCCAGGGACCCGGCCGCTACACCCATCTCGTCGTGCGGCAGGGCCTCGCCCTGATCCCGCAAGGCGACGAAATCTTTCACGGCCTGTCGGTTGAGGATCACCTCGATTCCGGCGCCTTCACGCCGCGCGCCTGGAAGGAACGGGGAGAGAGAAAGAAACGCATCCTCGAAATCTTTCCGCCGCTCAAAAAGCTGATGCGCGTTCCTGTCGGACGCCTTTCAGGCGGCGAGCGGCGCATGGTGTCGATCGGCCGCGGCCTGATGGCCGAGGCCTCGCTGTTTCTCGTCGACGAACCGTCGCTGGGTCTTGCGCCAAAAATCGGCAAAGGCGTGATGGACGCGTTGATGAGCGTCGATCTCGGCGCGTCCGCCATGGTGATCGCCGAACAGAATGTCGCGCTGCTCGAAGGCCGCGTCGATCGCATCATAGGCATGCATGTCGGAAAACTGAAGGGAGAGGCTTCGGCCACTTTCGGATTCCAGACCAAGCGGGAGCTTTGATCTCAGCATGGATTTTGGCTTCATCCTCATCAACGCCATCGTCCTCGCA
Protein-coding sequences here:
- a CDS encoding ABC transporter substrate-binding protein, whose amino-acid sequence is MVPLSGPSAADGAEFRKGVMLAVEEVNARGGIYGRPLSPVFVDTKHQSADEVVAAARKLIELHNVHAIINGYNIGPQNSEYEPIADAGIIYIHHNTLLQHHDTILSDPDRYFGCFMGDPADYWYGQGFIKFISWLRDSGQWKPQSNRIAIISGSKPYSIVIANAMAAAAAQFGWKLAFGPHIVATPTTDWRDVLAQVRAVKPAVIANTHFYAGDLASFQLQFMEQPTNSIVYLQYGAMHQSFVDIAQDKAVGVIVSTVIGLLRDDIGQRFARRYIQRFGEGSTPQVGCQSYSAVHHYAIAACIAGGAGAPGAFDQNRAVARALRETIYRSVAGIIRYHPDWQAAAPYPDYVHDPSLGLPHLFYQIQDWKKGALALIAPEPYNTERFVAPPWISPDS
- a CDS encoding hybrid sensor histidine kinase/response regulator, which codes for MRVDAASQVEKDAQQAASDALAGGLDAIATGIAIWGSDRRLRYANRPFCDSFGSGGEVLGSGILFADYLRRVARSNEWLLPVLSDAWIAGEDAEFGADKQSEVALADGRTLDVVQKPIAGGGMALTIHDISKAKQNERALRQAKEQAETTDQAKSRFLRAANHDLRQPLATLRILIYNCMSEEDKSRRDDMLHVMEIAVSIMEDLLGSLLQIGQLDAGQILPRVTTFQLVDLFQRLDVQFRHLAAEKALDLRFVAPRGAVTSDKALLERILSNFVANAIRYTDYGGIVVGCRHVGRSLRIEVWDTGRGVEAEHLPRIFDEFYKAPDATRAKKMGLGLGLNIVKRLAILLKHEVTVRSIPGRGTVFAVVVPLGNVWHSAIGEPEISEMLGGEFVGVSTLLIEDDDVLRRAMKELLERWGVDVHAVEGKAQALRLLHEENLDPKLIIADYNLRGQYGTSIIRAAREILGRPVPGIIVTADTDPRVIAQVKAEGFPVLIKPVSPPRLRVLMHNLLFEPGLI
- a CDS encoding response regulator, with protein sequence MKVLIADDHWVVRESLKQVMQRLQKQLAVFEAATFDEAITTLREHPDMDLLLVDLIMPGFDAFTGLHRLRTEFPEVPIVVVSVHEDVEHVIRSVEQGVIGYIPKSASGAEVERAFERVLAGEVSFPRRIIKQSSNGAQRAAPDAAGEPSVDLLTNRERDVLSLLGKGYSVKRIACDLSLTSHTVRVHLGNMMKKLGLEDRSATIHYAVNVVNDAKLSER
- a CDS encoding ABC transporter substrate-binding protein gives rise to the protein MVRKINRREVVLSAAAGAAATIFPAPYISKGFALDSKPIVLGVPTSQTAAAGVADDLDHLNGTTLAMEEINAAGGILGRPLKLFVTDVDKLSPESCQQAIAACVDAKVDAISNAFLFVPIPAMDASAKYKCPYLQGNTQRAATEAFKANPTKYSHIFQTDPSEVHYGYTYPVWLKAMEDSGAWKPKNRKVHIVQEQVAYCQTISKAAQQALKNSNFELAAVTDIQFPVQDWSPVIEKLKQTDAGAIMIDHWVAAEYAAFCKQFVADPVKDSLVYLQYGPSQPEFLTLAGEAANGFCWSTVLGVYADERGNAFRAKYKKRFPGVMGLVYTGNGYDIAHYLKAAWEATGDPSNFKAVCDWVRANPYRGVCGYMDMRNEYQEAAHYPDDGHPVSASELEKGMSQLYVQVQNAEHKIIYPYDIKQSKLQPAPWWG
- a CDS encoding ABC transporter ATP-binding protein, translating into MVGMTMALSGAGNAGAPLFACRNIHLDLGGRQILHGVSLDVRRGEVLGVIGPNGAGKTSLFEVLSGRIQPKSGEVLFKGENITRLPLHARARLGVGRTYQTPVVPDELTVGETFKAARQAYKPYLTRFDAEYGAELVGLRVCDDEPTSQLETLNRRKLLLACLLMRRPPLLLMDEPAAGLINSEVDEIDHLIRLLSKEMEVAIIIVEHRIELLETIADRVMVMDAGEIISQGSLKDILADPRVHAAYFENVEEGALE
- a CDS encoding ABC transporter ATP-binding protein: MIEKREVLNVKGLSAGYGPMRVIHDLDFIIYSGERVGLVGLNGHGKSTLFYAIAGLTGWQRGSIRLNGAEVGRTRSQGPGRYTHLVVRQGLALIPQGDEIFHGLSVEDHLDSGAFTPRAWKERGERKKRILEIFPPLKKLMRVPVGRLSGGERRMVSIGRGLMAEASLFLVDEPSLGLAPKIGKGVMDALMSVDLGASAMVIAEQNVALLEGRVDRIIGMHVGKLKGEASATFGFQTKREL